The following are encoded together in the Hemicordylus capensis ecotype Gifberg chromosome 4, rHemCap1.1.pri, whole genome shotgun sequence genome:
- the SLC35C2 gene encoding solute carrier family 35 member C2 isoform X6 yields MPPPPSGRRVGGAARRAAAVAGLVLLYYGFSIGITFYNKWLMKSFGFPLFMTLLHLLVIFALSGLARRCCCAKRPARVVLPWAGYLRQVAPAALSTALDVGLSNWSFLYITVSLYTMTKSSAVLFILLFSLAFKLEEPRAALILVVLLIAGGLFLFTYKATQFDLEGFALVLGASFLGGIRWTLTQMLLQKEELGLKHPIDTMFHLQPAMFLGLFPLFAAFEGPVLSCVREAVPLPAGRAAAGLAREACPWRGAGFRPGLLRVPPGVQNLQPRPLRLRDLQGHKGPKQHKEAGSGPDLELLLLHQHQEEAEAAGSLQP; encoded by the exons atgccgccgccgccgagcgggaggcgggtggggggcgctgcgcggcgggcggcggcggtggccggGCTGGTGCTGCTCTACTACGGCTTCTCCATCGGCATCACCTTCTACAATAAGTGGCTGATGAAG AGCTTCGGCTTCCCGCTCTTCATGACGCTGCTGCACCTGCTGGTCATCTTCGCGCTCTCGGGCCTGGCCCGGCGCTGCTGCTGCGCCAAGAGGCCCGCCCGCGTCGTCCTGCCCTGGGCCGGCTACCTGCGCCAAGTGGCCCCCGCCG CCCTCTCCACAGCCTTGGACGTGGGACTCAGCAACTGGAGCTTCCTCTACATCACCGTCTCCCT CTACACCATGACCAAGTCCTCGGCCGTCCTCTTCATCCTGCTCTTCTCCTTGGCCTTCAAGCTGGAGGAGCCg AGGGCGGCCCTCATCCTGGTGGTGCTGCTCATTGCTGGGGGCCTCTTCCTCTTCACCTACAAGGCCACGCAGTTTGACCTGGAGGGCTTTGCCCTGGTGCTGGGCGCCTCTTTCTTGGGCGGCATCCGCTGGACCCTGACGCAGATGCTCCTGCAGAAGGAGGAGCTGG GGCTTAAGCATCCCATTGACACCATGTTCCACCTGCAGCCAGCCATGTTCCTGGGGCTTTTCCCTCTCTTTGCTGCATTTGAAG GGCCTGTCCTTAGCTGCGTCCGAGAAGCTGTTCCGCTTCCAGCAGGCCGAGCGGCTGCTGGGCTTGCTCGGGAAGCTTGCCCTTGGCGGGGTGCTGGCTTTCGGCCTGGGCTTCTCCGAGTTCCTCCTGGTGTCCAGAACCTCCAGCCTCGCCCTCTCCGTCTCCGGGATCTTCAAG ggCACAAGGGCCCCAAGCAGCACAAGGAGGCTGGCTCCGGCCCTGACCTGGAGCTGCTCTTGCTGCATCAGCACCAGGAAGAAGCGGAGGCCGCCGGCTCGCTCCAGCCCTGA
- the SLC35C2 gene encoding solute carrier family 35 member C2 isoform X3 gives MPPPPSGRRVGGAARRAAAVAGLVLLYYGFSIGITFYNKWLMKSFGFPLFMTLLHLLVIFALSGLARRCCCAKRPARVVLPWAGYLRQVAPAALSTALDVGLSNWSFLYITVSLYTMTKSSAVLFILLFSLAFKLEEPATQFDLEGFALVLGASFLGGIRWTLTQMLLQKEELGTCAWGAPRAPGVGVPHSHPHPGEGHLSSSFPQGLSIPLTPCSTCSQPCSWGFSLSLLHLKGLSLAASEKLFRFQQAERLLGLLGKLALGGVLAFGLGFSEFLLVSRTSSLALSVSGIFKEVCTLLLAAQLTGDRLSPWNWLGCVLCLLGISLHVALKALSARGHKGPKQHKEAGSGPDLELLLLHQHQEEAEAAGSLQP, from the exons atgccgccgccgccgagcgggaggcgggtggggggcgctgcgcggcgggcggcggcggtggccggGCTGGTGCTGCTCTACTACGGCTTCTCCATCGGCATCACCTTCTACAATAAGTGGCTGATGAAG AGCTTCGGCTTCCCGCTCTTCATGACGCTGCTGCACCTGCTGGTCATCTTCGCGCTCTCGGGCCTGGCCCGGCGCTGCTGCTGCGCCAAGAGGCCCGCCCGCGTCGTCCTGCCCTGGGCCGGCTACCTGCGCCAAGTGGCCCCCGCCG CCCTCTCCACAGCCTTGGACGTGGGACTCAGCAACTGGAGCTTCCTCTACATCACCGTCTCCCT CTACACCATGACCAAGTCCTCGGCCGTCCTCTTCATCCTGCTCTTCTCCTTGGCCTTCAAGCTGGAGGAGCCg GCCACGCAGTTTGACCTGGAGGGCTTTGCCCTGGTGCTGGGCGCCTCTTTCTTGGGCGGCATCCGCTGGACCCTGACGCAGATGCTCCTGCAGAAGGAGGAGCTGGGTACGTGCGCTTGGGGGGCACCGCGCGCTCCTGGGGTGGGggtcccccactcccacccccaccccggcgaGGGACACCTCTCCTCTTCTTTCCCGCAGGGCTTAAGCATCCCATTGACACCATGTTCCACCTGCAGCCAGCCATGTTCCTGGGGCTTTTCCCTCTCTTTGCTGCATTTGAAG GGCCTGTCCTTAGCTGCGTCCGAGAAGCTGTTCCGCTTCCAGCAGGCCGAGCGGCTGCTGGGCTTGCTCGGGAAGCTTGCCCTTGGCGGGGTGCTGGCTTTCGGCCTGGGCTTCTCCGAGTTCCTCCTGGTGTCCAGAACCTCCAGCCTCGCCCTCTCCGTCTCCGGGATCTTCAAG GAAGTCTGCACTTTGCTGCTGGCTGCGCAGCTCACGGGGGACCGGCTGAGCCCCTGGAACTGGCTCGGCTGTGTCCTCTGCCTCCTGGGCATTTCCCTGCACGTGGCGCTGAAGGCTCTCTCTGCCCGAG ggCACAAGGGCCCCAAGCAGCACAAGGAGGCTGGCTCCGGCCCTGACCTGGAGCTGCTCTTGCTGCATCAGCACCAGGAAGAAGCGGAGGCCGCCGGCTCGCTCCAGCCCTGA
- the SLC35C2 gene encoding solute carrier family 35 member C2 isoform X4 produces MPPPPSGRRVGGAARRAAAVAGLVLLYYGFSIGITFYNKWLMKSFGFPLFMTLLHLLVIFALSGLARRCCCAKRPARVVLPWAGYLRQVAPAALSTALDVGLSNWSFLYITVSLYTMTKSSAVLFILLFSLAFKLEEPRAALILVVLLIAGGLFLFTYKATQFDLEGFALVLGASFLGGIRWTLTQMLLQKEELGLKHPIDTMFHLQPAMFLGLFPLFAAFEGLSLAASEKLFRFQQAERLLGLLGKLALGGVLAFGLGFSEFLLVSRTSSLALSVSGIFKEVCTLLLAAQLTGDRLSPWNWLGCVLCLLGISLHVALKALSARGHKGPKQHKEAGSGPDLELLLLHQHQEEAEAAGSLQP; encoded by the exons atgccgccgccgccgagcgggaggcgggtggggggcgctgcgcggcgggcggcggcggtggccggGCTGGTGCTGCTCTACTACGGCTTCTCCATCGGCATCACCTTCTACAATAAGTGGCTGATGAAG AGCTTCGGCTTCCCGCTCTTCATGACGCTGCTGCACCTGCTGGTCATCTTCGCGCTCTCGGGCCTGGCCCGGCGCTGCTGCTGCGCCAAGAGGCCCGCCCGCGTCGTCCTGCCCTGGGCCGGCTACCTGCGCCAAGTGGCCCCCGCCG CCCTCTCCACAGCCTTGGACGTGGGACTCAGCAACTGGAGCTTCCTCTACATCACCGTCTCCCT CTACACCATGACCAAGTCCTCGGCCGTCCTCTTCATCCTGCTCTTCTCCTTGGCCTTCAAGCTGGAGGAGCCg AGGGCGGCCCTCATCCTGGTGGTGCTGCTCATTGCTGGGGGCCTCTTCCTCTTCACCTACAAGGCCACGCAGTTTGACCTGGAGGGCTTTGCCCTGGTGCTGGGCGCCTCTTTCTTGGGCGGCATCCGCTGGACCCTGACGCAGATGCTCCTGCAGAAGGAGGAGCTGG GGCTTAAGCATCCCATTGACACCATGTTCCACCTGCAGCCAGCCATGTTCCTGGGGCTTTTCCCTCTCTTTGCTGCATTTGAAG GCCTGTCCTTAGCTGCGTCCGAGAAGCTGTTCCGCTTCCAGCAGGCCGAGCGGCTGCTGGGCTTGCTCGGGAAGCTTGCCCTTGGCGGGGTGCTGGCTTTCGGCCTGGGCTTCTCCGAGTTCCTCCTGGTGTCCAGAACCTCCAGCCTCGCCCTCTCCGTCTCCGGGATCTTCAAG GAAGTCTGCACTTTGCTGCTGGCTGCGCAGCTCACGGGGGACCGGCTGAGCCCCTGGAACTGGCTCGGCTGTGTCCTCTGCCTCCTGGGCATTTCCCTGCACGTGGCGCTGAAGGCTCTCTCTGCCCGAG ggCACAAGGGCCCCAAGCAGCACAAGGAGGCTGGCTCCGGCCCTGACCTGGAGCTGCTCTTGCTGCATCAGCACCAGGAAGAAGCGGAGGCCGCCGGCTCGCTCCAGCCCTGA
- the SLC35C2 gene encoding solute carrier family 35 member C2 isoform X1 yields the protein MPPPPSGRRVGGAARRAAAVAGLVLLYYGFSIGITFYNKWLMKSFGFPLFMTLLHLLVIFALSGLARRCCCAKRPARVVLPWAGYLRQVAPAALSTALDVGLSNWSFLYITVSLYTMTKSSAVLFILLFSLAFKLEEPRAALILVVLLIAGGLFLFTYKATQFDLEGFALVLGASFLGGIRWTLTQMLLQKEELGTCAWGAPRAPGVGVPHSHPHPGEGHLSSSFPQGLSIPLTPCSTCSQPCSWGFSLSLLHLKGLSLAASEKLFRFQQAERLLGLLGKLALGGVLAFGLGFSEFLLVSRTSSLALSVSGIFKEVCTLLLAAQLTGDRLSPWNWLGCVLCLLGISLHVALKALSARGHKGPKQHKEAGSGPDLELLLLHQHQEEAEAAGSLQP from the exons atgccgccgccgccgagcgggaggcgggtggggggcgctgcgcggcgggcggcggcggtggccggGCTGGTGCTGCTCTACTACGGCTTCTCCATCGGCATCACCTTCTACAATAAGTGGCTGATGAAG AGCTTCGGCTTCCCGCTCTTCATGACGCTGCTGCACCTGCTGGTCATCTTCGCGCTCTCGGGCCTGGCCCGGCGCTGCTGCTGCGCCAAGAGGCCCGCCCGCGTCGTCCTGCCCTGGGCCGGCTACCTGCGCCAAGTGGCCCCCGCCG CCCTCTCCACAGCCTTGGACGTGGGACTCAGCAACTGGAGCTTCCTCTACATCACCGTCTCCCT CTACACCATGACCAAGTCCTCGGCCGTCCTCTTCATCCTGCTCTTCTCCTTGGCCTTCAAGCTGGAGGAGCCg AGGGCGGCCCTCATCCTGGTGGTGCTGCTCATTGCTGGGGGCCTCTTCCTCTTCACCTACAAGGCCACGCAGTTTGACCTGGAGGGCTTTGCCCTGGTGCTGGGCGCCTCTTTCTTGGGCGGCATCCGCTGGACCCTGACGCAGATGCTCCTGCAGAAGGAGGAGCTGGGTACGTGCGCTTGGGGGGCACCGCGCGCTCCTGGGGTGGGggtcccccactcccacccccaccccggcgaGGGACACCTCTCCTCTTCTTTCCCGCAGGGCTTAAGCATCCCATTGACACCATGTTCCACCTGCAGCCAGCCATGTTCCTGGGGCTTTTCCCTCTCTTTGCTGCATTTGAAG GGCCTGTCCTTAGCTGCGTCCGAGAAGCTGTTCCGCTTCCAGCAGGCCGAGCGGCTGCTGGGCTTGCTCGGGAAGCTTGCCCTTGGCGGGGTGCTGGCTTTCGGCCTGGGCTTCTCCGAGTTCCTCCTGGTGTCCAGAACCTCCAGCCTCGCCCTCTCCGTCTCCGGGATCTTCAAG GAAGTCTGCACTTTGCTGCTGGCTGCGCAGCTCACGGGGGACCGGCTGAGCCCCTGGAACTGGCTCGGCTGTGTCCTCTGCCTCCTGGGCATTTCCCTGCACGTGGCGCTGAAGGCTCTCTCTGCCCGAG ggCACAAGGGCCCCAAGCAGCACAAGGAGGCTGGCTCCGGCCCTGACCTGGAGCTGCTCTTGCTGCATCAGCACCAGGAAGAAGCGGAGGCCGCCGGCTCGCTCCAGCCCTGA
- the SLC35C2 gene encoding solute carrier family 35 member C2 isoform X2 produces MPPPPSGRRVGGAARRAAAVAGLVLLYYGFSIGITFYNKWLMKSFGFPLFMTLLHLLVIFALSGLARRCCCAKRPARVVLPWAGYLRQVAPAALSTALDVGLSNWSFLYITVSLYTMTKSSAVLFILLFSLAFKLEEPRAALILVVLLIAGGLFLFTYKATQFDLEGFALVLGASFLGGIRWTLTQMLLQKEELGTCAWGAPRAPGVGVPHSHPHPGEGHLSSSFPQGLSIPLTPCSTCSQPCSWGFSLSLLHLKGLSLAASEKLFRFQQAERLLGLLGKLALGGVLAFGLGFSEFLLVSRTSSLALSVSGIFKGTRAPSSTRRLAPALTWSCSCCISTRKKRRPPARSSPEAPLQLRASRGLARGDPTGRLLRRGA; encoded by the exons atgccgccgccgccgagcgggaggcgggtggggggcgctgcgcggcgggcggcggcggtggccggGCTGGTGCTGCTCTACTACGGCTTCTCCATCGGCATCACCTTCTACAATAAGTGGCTGATGAAG AGCTTCGGCTTCCCGCTCTTCATGACGCTGCTGCACCTGCTGGTCATCTTCGCGCTCTCGGGCCTGGCCCGGCGCTGCTGCTGCGCCAAGAGGCCCGCCCGCGTCGTCCTGCCCTGGGCCGGCTACCTGCGCCAAGTGGCCCCCGCCG CCCTCTCCACAGCCTTGGACGTGGGACTCAGCAACTGGAGCTTCCTCTACATCACCGTCTCCCT CTACACCATGACCAAGTCCTCGGCCGTCCTCTTCATCCTGCTCTTCTCCTTGGCCTTCAAGCTGGAGGAGCCg AGGGCGGCCCTCATCCTGGTGGTGCTGCTCATTGCTGGGGGCCTCTTCCTCTTCACCTACAAGGCCACGCAGTTTGACCTGGAGGGCTTTGCCCTGGTGCTGGGCGCCTCTTTCTTGGGCGGCATCCGCTGGACCCTGACGCAGATGCTCCTGCAGAAGGAGGAGCTGGGTACGTGCGCTTGGGGGGCACCGCGCGCTCCTGGGGTGGGggtcccccactcccacccccaccccggcgaGGGACACCTCTCCTCTTCTTTCCCGCAGGGCTTAAGCATCCCATTGACACCATGTTCCACCTGCAGCCAGCCATGTTCCTGGGGCTTTTCCCTCTCTTTGCTGCATTTGAAG GGCCTGTCCTTAGCTGCGTCCGAGAAGCTGTTCCGCTTCCAGCAGGCCGAGCGGCTGCTGGGCTTGCTCGGGAAGCTTGCCCTTGGCGGGGTGCTGGCTTTCGGCCTGGGCTTCTCCGAGTTCCTCCTGGTGTCCAGAACCTCCAGCCTCGCCCTCTCCGTCTCCGGGATCTTCAAG ggCACAAGGGCCCCAAGCAGCACAAGGAGGCTGGCTCCGGCCCTGACCTGGAGCTGCTCTTGCTGCATCAGCACCAGGAAGAAGCGGAGGCCGCCGGCTCGCTCCAGCCCTGAAGCGCCCCTCCAGCTGCGGGCCTCGAGGGGCCTGGCCCGGGGCGACCCCACTGGCCGACTGCTCCGTCGGGGGGCCTGA
- the SLC35C2 gene encoding solute carrier family 35 member C2 isoform X7, which produces MPPPPSGRRVGGAARRAAAVAGLVLLYYGFSIGITFYNKWLMKSFGFPLFMTLLHLLVIFALSGLARRCCCAKRPARVVLPWAGYLRQVAPAALSTALDVGLSNWSFLYITVSLYTMTKSSAVLFILLFSLAFKLEEPGLSIPLTPCSTCSQPCSWGFSLSLLHLKGLSLAASEKLFRFQQAERLLGLLGKLALGGVLAFGLGFSEFLLVSRTSSLALSVSGIFKEVCTLLLAAQLTGDRLSPWNWLGCVLCLLGISLHVALKALSARGHKGPKQHKEAGSGPDLELLLLHQHQEEAEAAGSLQP; this is translated from the exons atgccgccgccgccgagcgggaggcgggtggggggcgctgcgcggcgggcggcggcggtggccggGCTGGTGCTGCTCTACTACGGCTTCTCCATCGGCATCACCTTCTACAATAAGTGGCTGATGAAG AGCTTCGGCTTCCCGCTCTTCATGACGCTGCTGCACCTGCTGGTCATCTTCGCGCTCTCGGGCCTGGCCCGGCGCTGCTGCTGCGCCAAGAGGCCCGCCCGCGTCGTCCTGCCCTGGGCCGGCTACCTGCGCCAAGTGGCCCCCGCCG CCCTCTCCACAGCCTTGGACGTGGGACTCAGCAACTGGAGCTTCCTCTACATCACCGTCTCCCT CTACACCATGACCAAGTCCTCGGCCGTCCTCTTCATCCTGCTCTTCTCCTTGGCCTTCAAGCTGGAGGAGCCg GGCTTAAGCATCCCATTGACACCATGTTCCACCTGCAGCCAGCCATGTTCCTGGGGCTTTTCCCTCTCTTTGCTGCATTTGAAG GGCCTGTCCTTAGCTGCGTCCGAGAAGCTGTTCCGCTTCCAGCAGGCCGAGCGGCTGCTGGGCTTGCTCGGGAAGCTTGCCCTTGGCGGGGTGCTGGCTTTCGGCCTGGGCTTCTCCGAGTTCCTCCTGGTGTCCAGAACCTCCAGCCTCGCCCTCTCCGTCTCCGGGATCTTCAAG GAAGTCTGCACTTTGCTGCTGGCTGCGCAGCTCACGGGGGACCGGCTGAGCCCCTGGAACTGGCTCGGCTGTGTCCTCTGCCTCCTGGGCATTTCCCTGCACGTGGCGCTGAAGGCTCTCTCTGCCCGAG ggCACAAGGGCCCCAAGCAGCACAAGGAGGCTGGCTCCGGCCCTGACCTGGAGCTGCTCTTGCTGCATCAGCACCAGGAAGAAGCGGAGGCCGCCGGCTCGCTCCAGCCCTGA
- the SLC35C2 gene encoding solute carrier family 35 member C2 isoform X5 has protein sequence MPPPPSGRRVGGAARRAAAVAGLVLLYYGFSIGITFYNKWLMKSFGFPLFMTLLHLLVIFALSGLARRCCCAKRPARVVLPWAGYLRQVAPAALSTALDVGLSNWSFLYITVSLYTMTKSSAVLFILLFSLAFKLEEPATQFDLEGFALVLGASFLGGIRWTLTQMLLQKEELGLKHPIDTMFHLQPAMFLGLFPLFAAFEGLSLAASEKLFRFQQAERLLGLLGKLALGGVLAFGLGFSEFLLVSRTSSLALSVSGIFKEVCTLLLAAQLTGDRLSPWNWLGCVLCLLGISLHVALKALSARGHKGPKQHKEAGSGPDLELLLLHQHQEEAEAAGSLQP, from the exons atgccgccgccgccgagcgggaggcgggtggggggcgctgcgcggcgggcggcggcggtggccggGCTGGTGCTGCTCTACTACGGCTTCTCCATCGGCATCACCTTCTACAATAAGTGGCTGATGAAG AGCTTCGGCTTCCCGCTCTTCATGACGCTGCTGCACCTGCTGGTCATCTTCGCGCTCTCGGGCCTGGCCCGGCGCTGCTGCTGCGCCAAGAGGCCCGCCCGCGTCGTCCTGCCCTGGGCCGGCTACCTGCGCCAAGTGGCCCCCGCCG CCCTCTCCACAGCCTTGGACGTGGGACTCAGCAACTGGAGCTTCCTCTACATCACCGTCTCCCT CTACACCATGACCAAGTCCTCGGCCGTCCTCTTCATCCTGCTCTTCTCCTTGGCCTTCAAGCTGGAGGAGCCg GCCACGCAGTTTGACCTGGAGGGCTTTGCCCTGGTGCTGGGCGCCTCTTTCTTGGGCGGCATCCGCTGGACCCTGACGCAGATGCTCCTGCAGAAGGAGGAGCTGG GGCTTAAGCATCCCATTGACACCATGTTCCACCTGCAGCCAGCCATGTTCCTGGGGCTTTTCCCTCTCTTTGCTGCATTTGAAG GCCTGTCCTTAGCTGCGTCCGAGAAGCTGTTCCGCTTCCAGCAGGCCGAGCGGCTGCTGGGCTTGCTCGGGAAGCTTGCCCTTGGCGGGGTGCTGGCTTTCGGCCTGGGCTTCTCCGAGTTCCTCCTGGTGTCCAGAACCTCCAGCCTCGCCCTCTCCGTCTCCGGGATCTTCAAG GAAGTCTGCACTTTGCTGCTGGCTGCGCAGCTCACGGGGGACCGGCTGAGCCCCTGGAACTGGCTCGGCTGTGTCCTCTGCCTCCTGGGCATTTCCCTGCACGTGGCGCTGAAGGCTCTCTCTGCCCGAG ggCACAAGGGCCCCAAGCAGCACAAGGAGGCTGGCTCCGGCCCTGACCTGGAGCTGCTCTTGCTGCATCAGCACCAGGAAGAAGCGGAGGCCGCCGGCTCGCTCCAGCCCTGA